In Carya illinoinensis cultivar Pawnee chromosome 9, C.illinoinensisPawnee_v1, whole genome shotgun sequence, the following are encoded in one genomic region:
- the LOC122277451 gene encoding uncharacterized protein LOC122277451 — protein MFLFTAIFTHLTSSSRWPFLVYAATWTAILTVVVAVASFAPEVAFVSAISSSSFFSTACETDGSVRMPLDVPGETLCLPANLFSRSKIDFIVPPVFAAVVVAASACLVRATFVWDDDETH, from the coding sequence ATGTTTCTTTTTACCGCCATATTCACCCACCTGACTTCCTCTTCTCGGTGGCCATTCCTCGTCTATGCTGCCACCTGGACAGCTATCCTCACCGTGGTGGTGGCAGTGGCGTCGTTCGCGCCGGAGGTTGCCTTCGTGTCTGCAATATCTTCGTCCTCTTTTTTCTCGACAGCGTGCGAGACGGACGGATCCGTAAGAATGCCGTTGGATGTGCCGGGAGAGACCCTGTGCTTACCGGCCAACCTGTTCAGCAGGTCTAAGATTGATTTCATCGTTCCTCCGGTCTTTGCAGCGGTGGTCGTGGCTGCGTCTGCTTGCTTGGTCCGGGCAACGTTCGTTTGGGATGACGATGAAACCCATTAG
- the LOC122275633 gene encoding eukaryotic translation initiation factor 3 subunit A-like, translating to MASFAKPENALKRAEELINVGQKQDALQTLHDLFTSRRHRAWQKPLERSMFKYIELCVDLKRGRFAKDGLIQYRIICQQVNVSSLEEVIKHFMHLSTERAEQARAQAQALEEALDVEDLEADKRPEDLMLSYVSGEKGKDRSDRERVTPWFKFLWETYRTVLEILRNNSKLEALYAMTAHRAFQFCKQYKRTTEFRRLCEIIRNHLANLNKYRDQRDRPDLSAPESLQLYVETRFEQLKVATELELWQEAFRSIEDIHGLMCMVKKTPKSSLMAVYYAKLTEIFWISSSHLYHAYAWFRLFLLQKSFNKNLSQKDLQLIASSVLLAALSVNPYDHTRSASHLDIENEKERNLRMANLIGFNLETKLEGKEVLSRSSLLSELVAKGVLSCVTQEVKDLYHLLEHDFFPRDLASKVQPVLNKISKFGGKLLSAPSVPEVQLSQYVPAMEKLTTLRLLQQVSQVYQIMRIESLSRMIPFFDFAIVEKISVDAVKHNFVALKVDHMKGVVIFDNMGLESEILRGHLTNLAETLNEARAMIYPPARNVSKLGELLPSLAEIVDKEHKRLLARKSLIEKRKEEEERKLLEKERLEESKRIELLKITEEAERKRLASEYEERKNERIRREIEERELAEAQALLQEASHRIKWKGKKPAIEGEKLTKQSVMELTLSEQLRERQEMEKKLQKLAKTMDYLERAKREEAAPLVEAAYQQRLVEERVLHEREQQQEIELSKQRHDTELKEKERLTRIKNNKEIFQARVVSCREEENTRLRREREERVSQILQSRRQEREKMRKLKFYLSLEEERQKKLHEEEEARKREEAERIRKEQAERKAKLDEIAEKQRQRERELEEKERQRREALLGKSTEVPLKASEPPAVARPSESGSAAPAAAAAAPGKYVPRFKRESSGPAAPPEPDRWGGNRQDDRTPQAGDRWRSDDRRFSSGGPRFASTWSSSRNPPRGSER from the exons ATGGCGAGTTTTGCCAAACCAGAAAATGCTTTGAAACGAGCGGAAG AGTTGATCAATGTTGGACAGAAGCAAGATGCGTTGCAAACACTACATGACCTTTTCACCTCAAGGAGACACAGAGCATGGCAGAAGCCACTTGAAAGGAGTATGTTTAAGTATATAGAGCTGTGTGTAGACTTGAAGAGAGGCCGGTTTGCCAAGGATGGACTCATTCAGTACCGTATCATCTGTCAGCAAGTAAATGTTAGTTCTTTGGAGGAGGTGATCAAGCACTTCATGCATCTATCAACTGAGCGAGCCGAACAAGCTCGCGCCCAGGCACAAGCCTTAGAAGAAGCTCTTGATGTTGAAGATCTAGAAGCAGATAAAAGGCCTGAAGACTTAATGCTAAGCTATGTCAGTGGAGAGAAAGGGAAAGATAGATCTGATAGGGAACGTGTGACCCCGTGGTTTAAGTTTTTATGGGAAACATATAGAACAGTGCTTGAGATCTTACGAAACAACTCAAAATTGGAAGCACTATATGCG ATGACAGCACATCGAGCTTTCCAGTTTTGTAAGCAATACAAACGAACAACAGAGTTTCGGAGGCTGTGCGAGATCATAAGGAATCATTTGGCAAATCTCAATAAATATAGAGACCAGAGGGACAGACCTGATCTGTCAGCTCCAGAAAGCTTGCAACTGTATGTTGAAACAAGATTTGAGCAGCTAAAAGTTGCCACTGAACTTGAACTCTGGCAG GAAGCCTTTCGATCAATTGAAGATATTCACGGACTGATGTGCATGGTTAAGAAGACGCCCAAATCATCGTTGATGGCTGTTTATTATGCTAAGCTAACGGAAATATTTTGGATTTCTTCTAGCCATCTATATCATGCCTATGCATGGTTCAGgctttttttattacaaaaaagcTTCAATAAGAACCTGAGCCAGAAGGATTTGCAATTGATAGCATCTTCTGTCCTTTTGGCTGCACTTTCAGTAAACCCTTATGATCACACTCGCAGTGCATCTCATTTGGATATAGAgaatgagaaagagagaaatttgAGGATGGCTAATCTCATTGGATTTAATCTGGAGACTAAACTTGAGGGCAAAGAAGTG CTTTCGAGGTCATCCCTTCTCTCTGAACTG GTGGCCAAAGGTGTATTGTCTTGTGTGACTCAAGAAGTGAAAGACCTTTATCATCTTTTGGAACATGACTTTTTCCCTCGAGATCTTGCATCAAAAGTTCAGCCCGTGTTAAATAAAATCTCGAAGTTTGGGGGCAAGCTTTTGTCTGCTCCTTCTGTCCCAGAAGTGCAATTGTCACAGTATGTTCCTGCAATGGAGAAGCTTACTACCTTGAGATTGTTGCAACAG GTATCCCAGGTGTACCAAATAATGAGGATTGAAAGTTTATCTAGGATGATCCCATTTTTTGATTTTGCTATTGTGGAAAAGATATCCGTGGATGCAGTCAAGCATAATTTTGTGGCCTTGAAAGTTGACCATATGAAGGGTGTtgttatttttgataatatg GGTCTCGAGTCTGAGATTTTAAGGGGTCATTTGACCAACCTGGCAGAAACTTTGAATGAAGCTAGAGCAATGATTTATCCTCCTGCTAGGAATGTCTCAAAACTTGGTGAATTGCTTCCCAGTTTAGCTGAGATTGTGGATAAGGAACATAAGAGGCTACTTGCTCGAAAATCCCTCATTGAGAAACGCAAAGAAGAAGAGGAGCGCAAACTGCTGGAGAAG GAACGTCTGGAAGAGTCAAAGAGGATTGAACTACTGAAGATAACTGAGGAAGCAGAAAGAAAAAGACTTGCTTCTGAGTATGAGGAgaggaagaatgaaagaatCCGTAGAGAAATAGAGGAGCGGGAACTTGCTGAAGCCCAAGCTTTGCTTCAGGAAGCTTCACATCGTATTAAATGGAAGGGAAAGAAGCCAGCCATTGAGGGA GAAAAACTGACGAAGCAAAGTGTAATGGAGTTGACATTGAGCGAGCAACTCCGAGAAAGGCaggaaatggaaaagaaattgcaGAAACTTGCCAAAACTATGGATTATTTGGAGAGAGCAAAAAGAGAAGAGGCTGCTCCCCTGGTTGAAGCTGCATATCAACAGCGTTTGGTGGAGGAAAGGGTCTTACATGAACGTGAGCAACAG CAAGAAATTGAGCTTAGCAAGCAGCGCCATGATACAGAGCTAAAGGAGAAGGAGAGGCTAACTCGAATTAAGAACAATAAG GAAATATTTCAAGCAAGGGTTGTCAGTTGtcgggaagaagaaaataccaGATTaagaagggagagagaggagagagtcTCACAAATCTTGCAGTCCAGgagacaagagagagagaagatgaggAAGTTGAAGTTTTATTTGAGTTTAGAAGAAGAGAGGCAGAAAAAATTGCATGAGGAAGAGGAAGCACGGAAGCGTGAAG AAGCTGAGAGAATAAGAAAAGAGCAGGCTGAACGCAAAGCAAAATTGGATGAGATAGCTGAAAAGCAGAGGCAACGAGAACGAGAActagaagaaaaggaaaggcaGAGGAGGGAAGCACTTTTGGGGAAATCCACAGAGGTACCTTTAAAGGCTTCTGAGCCTCCTGCTGTGGCCCGCCCATCAGAGTCTGGATCTGCTGCTCCAGCTGCTGCTGCAGCAGCACCTGGAAAATATGTTCCAAGGTTCAAGCGAGAGAGCTCAGGGCCAGCTGCACCTCCCGAACCTGATCGTTGGGGTGGTAATAGACAAGATGATCGAACGCCCCAAGCTGGTGATAGGTGGCGTAGTGATGACCGCAGATTCTCCAGTGGTGGTCCAAGGTTCGCATCAACATGGTCATCATCCAGGAACCCTCCTCGTGGATCTGAACGTTGA
- the LOC122277402 gene encoding UNC93-like protein 3: protein MDSHDEESPLVVDNSPGKTPVQNHSRDVHILSSAFLLIFLAYGAVQNLESTLNTEEDLGTTSLGILYLSFTFFSLVASVVVRGLGSKNALVLGTTGYWLFIAANLKPTWYTMVPASLYLGFAASIIWVGQGTYLTSTARSHARDYNVHEGTVIGKFNGEFWGMFASHQFIGNLISLAVLGDGTEGSTSNTTLLYVVFLGSMTLGTILMCFLTKRNNNGEDGSPDHSVGLYSTVVSLLKSVVSLFFDIRMLLVIPLIAYSGLQQAFVWAEFTKEIVTPALGVSGVGGAMALYGAFDAICSLTAGRLTSGLTSITLIVSGGAVIQAIVFLWILLIYRLTSGVLGIVYPLLMAAILGIGDGVFNTQLNALLGILFKHDMEGAFAQLKVWQSASTAVVFFLSPYISLKVMLLVMLVALGLSYSVFLLLTLKVEKAFSSRS, encoded by the exons ATGGACTCCCACGACGAAGAATCGCCATTGGTTGTCGATAATTCGCCGGGCAAAACCCCAGTGCAGAACCATTCTAGAGACGTTCATATTCTCAGCTCTGCCTTCCTCTTGATCTTTCTTGCCTATGGAGCTGTTCAGAACTTGGAAAGTACCCTCAACACC GAAGAGGATTTGGGTACGACTTCGCTTGGGATATTGTATTTGTCTTTCACATTTTTCTCATTAGTGGCCTCTGTGGTGGTTCGGGGACTGGGGTCAAAGAATGCTTTGGTTCTTGGGACTACTGGTTATTGGTTGTTCATAGCTGCGAACTTGAAGCCGACATG GTATACAATGGTTCCAGCTTCTTTGTATCTTGGCTTTGCTGCTTCAATTATATGGGTTGGGCAG GGTACATATCTCACTTCCACTGCCCGCAGTCATGCAAGAGATTACAATGTCCATGAAGGAACGGTAATTGGTAAATTTAATGGAGAATTTTGGGGAATGTTTGCAAGTCACCAG TTCATTGGAAATCTTATCTCTCTTGCAGTCTTGGGAGATGGAACG GAGGGAAGTACCAGTAACACAACTTTGTTGTATGTTGTGTTCCTTGGCAGTATGACCTTAGGTACCATACTTATGTGCTTCTTAACAAAAAGGAATAATAATGGAGAGGATGGGTCACCAGATCATTCTGTCGGCTTGTATTCTACTGTGGTTTCTCTTTTAAAGTCAGTAGTCAGTCTTTTTTTTGACATACGGATGCTATTGGTCATCCCTCTTATTGCATATTCAGGACTACAACAAGCATTTGTATG GGCTGAGTTTACCAAGGAAATTGTAACTCCAGCACTCGGTGTGTCTGGTGTGGGTGGTGCAATGGCGTTGTATGGTGCTTTTGATGCAATA TGTTCGCTAACAGCTGGTCGACTTACATCTGGTCTCACATCGATCACTTTGATAGTTTCTGGTGGAGCTGTTATTCAGGCTATTGTATTCCTCTGGATTCTGCTAATATACAG GTTAACAAGTGGAGTACTTGGCATTGTGTACCCACTTCTCATGGCTGCCATATTGGGCATTGGCGATGGAGTATTTAATACGCAGCTTAATGCTTTGCTCGGGATACTGTTCAAGCATGATATG GAAGGAGCATTTGCACAGCTCAAGGTGTGGCAGAGTGCATCCACTGCAGTTGTATTTTTCCTGAGTCCGTACATCTCATTGAAGGTAATGCTGCTGGTTATGCTTGTTGCACTTGGCCTTTCGTATTCGGTATTTCTGTTATTAACTCTCAAGGTAGAGAAAGCATTCTCCTCTCGTTCTTGA